Genomic window (Leptospira kanakyensis):
GGTATAACAATGGTAATAGAGTCCGGTGAAATCCCAAGTATACCTAATCCAATCGTCGGAGATACTATGAAGTTTTGGTCTCTCCATAAGTTGTAATCTCCAACCTCCTCAAGATTTTCGGAAAATTTAAAATAAAAACCAAACCCGAGTATAGACGTATAATTGGAACTAGTAATGATCAACCCGTCATATGGTCGTGAAGAGACCAAATCAAAGTATGATGGAATTTCAGAGGTTGTAGGATACGTTTCTAAGTTAGAAACAGTATAACCAGAATTTTCTATTGAAACCAAATGAGCGATGGGGGGCATCACTAAAATTTCCAGTTTGAATTCGGTTCCATTATGATTCACTTGGAGCTGCAAAGAACCCGCAGGGCCTGTTAAATGAAAACGACCAGCTTCATTTGTAACCGTTTTGTTTGAATCCGATCCAGCGATTTGGATGGTGGCACCAACGACTGCGATACCGTCATTTGTTTTAAGTTGGCCTGTAATTCCGAAAGTTGTCGGAGCAAAACCCAATAGACCTAAAAAAGCACCCGAATTCTTTTCTTCTTCCAGCGGGTTTAAGATTCCATTCACTACCGGATTGAAATAGCAGTCAGAAAAAAAAGGAAGAAAGATAATTAGAAAATAGATCTTGTGGATTTGTATTCTCATAAATTACCCTCCAATTCTTTTTATAAAAATTTTGCTACTGAAACAAACAGTAAATCAATGCTTCAGATTTCTTACTGGGTAGATCTGGTATTGCCTTGGGAAGTAAAGAATATTAGAATTCCCCTGTCATAAATCGAATTGATGTAGGTCGTATCGATTTCCCAGTCTCTGATTTGATACTAGAATTCAAAGTGATAGTAAAAGGGGTAAAGGGAGGGAGTGAGCCACCTGCTAGAACAATGGTTACATTATCTTTAGAAATACTTGTATACTCAAACCCAATTGATGGATTTACAATTATATTTTCGGCTGTCCAAAGAGCAGAATTAGAGGGCATTTCTAAGAACTCAGAAAATTTGAATACAAGGTTACCATTGATCGTAGTTCCGTAGTTACTATTATCAACAAGGAGCCCATCATAAGGCATGGATGATGTCAACTCCAAATAAACAGGCTCTTCTCCAAGGACATAAACATCTAAGCTTTGGACTGAATAACTAGAATTGTTAATGAAGCCAACAGTCGCCCCCATTGGTGTGACCATTAATTGGATGGTTACTAAGGTACCTCCATCCGAAAATTGTAAGGTTGCCGGTCCCGTTGGGATATTTAGATAGAACCGTCCTGCCGTATTGGTTGTAGAAGAGTTAGTATTCTTCGAAGAAAATGAAGTAGTTCCTAAGCTGACCTCTACGCCAACAAGTGAAACACCCAGTTTTTTGATTTGTCCTGTGATGCTAACTGTAGATGCTGAACCCCCAGCTAATCCAAGGAGTGCGGACGAGTCAGACTCCTCTACCTTTGGATTCAGTAAGTCATTCACCAAAGGATTAAAGTAACAGTTCGTCGAAGAAAACAAAAAGACGAAACCTATAAGAATTGGTTTTCGTAGTATCGGAGAAAAATGCTTCATGGTATTCTCGGATTACTTCTTCTTCTTTAAAGCTTCTAAATCTTTTTCAAGTTGTTCTAACTCGTATTTTTCTTCTGCTTCTTTCAATTCTTGTTCGGTTCTGATTTGTTCTACTGCTTCATCTTTGATGCGTTTGATTTCGGAATCGGAAACCATGCGGAAACCATTTCCTTCGCAAACATCAACAACAATTGTCTTACGAGTGACTGTAATGAGAAATCCACCGAGCAGGGTGATTGCCATATCTGTCCAAGTTGATGTTTGTTTGATACGAACTGGGCGGTTGTCTTTGGGAAGTAATTCATCCCAATTTGGTTCGCTAAAACGTAAGGCTCCAAACAACCAAAAGTATTCTGGATATTCTTGAAAGGATTGGCACTTGGCTGCTTCGGGAGCAAGGGTGATCATGTTTCCGTCAGCCACAGAACCAAGCACAAAAGAATCACGAAGGCTATGTGTTACAACTTCGCCTCCTTCTTGTTTGGCTTTCTTTTCTGCTTCTTGTCTAGATAGTTCTTCTCTACGTTTGCGGATTTCTTCTTGTTTGGCTGCAATGGCCTTTTCTTTTTCTGATTTCCGTTTTTCTTCTTCTTCTTTACGAATGTTTTCTTCTTCCGATTCCGCAATGTCTTTGTAGATAATTTTTAGGACAGTTTTTTTGGAAATCACCATGTGTTTTCCGTTTTGTGTGTCCACTTCGACACTATCCACGTTTTGATTCGTGACGATCCCTTTGATGGATTTGCCTTGTTTGAGAAGGATGGTTTGTACTGCACTTAATGGAAAAATGAAAAATAAAAGTATAATTAAGGTTAAATTTAAGTTTCGCATTTTTTAGATCCGTTTTCTAGTATTTTCCCTATATTATTAGGATTTAGAATCATTTGCAATACCGAAATTTTTCATTTAACAGAAATACTTCGAGAAATGGGTCTCAATTTTGCAATAGTATGGATGTTTCTCGCCAAACAATCCCATTCGAACTTGAAAAAGTTGCAGATATTAGATGTAGTATGATTCGTATATTAAGTTTTTTGATTCAATGTCAGTGTTTGATTTCTATAAGTACACAATTGTTTCAGCAAAAGAGGTGGTATGAAAGAAGATCCAAAAATGCATAAAGTTCTACATTCTGTCCATTTATGGGGCATTGCTGTTGGGCTTGTGATTTCTGGTGATTATTTTGGTTGGAACTTTGGATGGTCCAAAGCTAGTTTTTGGGAATTTAGTTTTGCTGTTGTTTGGATCGCCACCTTCTACGTCCTATTTGCCCTTTGTTTTACAGAACTTGCTGCCAGCATCCCACAATCGGGTGGGCCTTCGGCTTATGCCAAAAGGGCTCTCGGAGATTTGTTTGGCCTTGTCACAGGGTATTTGGTTCTTGTGGAATTTTTGCTTGCCCCACCTGCCATTGCTTCGGCCCTCGGGGGATACATCCATTTTCTTTTTCCCGTCATTCCAGAGTTTGGTGCCGGGATTGTTATGTTTTGTTTGTTGTTGTTAATCAATTTAACGGGGATCAAACAAACCGCACGTTTTGAATTATTCGTCACACTTGTGGCCGTGTGTGGACTTTTGTTTTATTTAGGATTTTTGGTTCCACATGTATCTTTTGATCGTATTCCTAAATTTCCAGAAACTACTTCTATCTCCTGGGGTTCCGTTTTTCTTTCCATTCCTTTTGCCATTTGGTTTTTTTTGGCAGTGGAAGGTGTGGCTTTGGCTTCCGAAGAGGTGCGTAACCCTGCGAGGGACATTCCCATAGGTTACACTGCTGGTATTTTTACTTTGCTTTGTTTGGCGGGACTCATTTTTGTATTTACTGCTTCTGTTGTAGATATCAAAGAAATTTCTGAATTGGATTATCCTTTATCTTATGTATTGCAGAAGTTATACGGTAAAGATCAGGTTTGGCCTTTTGTATTTACCTTTATTGGTTTATTCGGCCTTGTGGCTTCCTTATTTGGGATCATTCTGGGTAACTCTCGGTTGGTTTATGCTATGGCAAAGGAAGGTTATTTACCAAATTACCTTTCAAAATTAAACAAAGGTTCTTCGGTTCCAGGGAATGCAGTTCTTTCAGGTGGAACCTTGGGAATTTTTTGTATGTGTTTTTTAGATACTGCCGAACTCATCACAATTTCTGCGTTAGGTGCTTGTGGGATGTATCTATTGAGTTTGGTTTCTTATTTTGTTCTCCGTAAAAAAGAACCCAATATGCCAAGACCCTACAAAGCACCATTGTATCCCATCCTTCCTGGAATTGCGCTTGTTCTTGGGATTGTGGCCTGTGGTTCGGTTTGTTTTTCCGAACCTTATTTAGCACTTGGAGTTTTAGGTTTTGGAATTCTACTTGGAATGGGTTACCATTTTCAATCCAAAAGATCACCTAGTTGAACTAACTTCCCAGTTCCATCTTTGGTTTTGTTTTTGCTTCGTGACAACGATCCAAAAACAATCTTGAAACAGAGTCGTCGGGGTTTGTATCGAGTAGTTTGGAAAATCCGTCAATGGCCTCTTCAAAATCTTCTCTGCGGAATGCATCTAGGGCGAGTGTATAATCATCTTTTGTAGCAACAAACCTAGCTGCCTTTTCTGGTTCGTATCCATCCAAAACTTCTACAACGAAAACAGATTCTGTTTTTCCTTTGATGGCCACACGGTCGAGGAGTCGGTAATGGTATCCTAATCCATCAGATGCTTCGATAAAGGTGTCTGCACTAATCACAATCCTTGAAGAAAAAAGTTTGGTGATTCCTTCGATCCGAGAGGCAAGGTTTACGGCGTCGGAAATAACGGTTCCTTCCATTCGTTTGTGTTCCCCTAAGATTCCTAAGGTGAGATTTCCTGTATGGATGCCGATTCCTACTTCGATAGGAATATAACTACAGTTAGACCTATGTCCGTTGTAAATCCGAATGGCTTCTTGCATTTCTACAGCAGCTTTGACGGCATCATTGACATCGTAGGGAAACAAAGCCATAACTGCATCACCAATGAATTTATCGATAAATCCATTGTTGTGCCTAATGATTGGGCCCACTCGTTGGAGATAACTATTTAAAAAATCAAAATTTTCCTTAGGAGTTAGTGTTTCAGAAAACTCAGTAAAGGATCTGATATCAGCAAAGAGAATGGTCATTCTTTTCTGGACTTGGTCACCAAGATCTACATGCCGAATATCTGCTTTACCCAAATGGAAGAGAAACTCTGTGGGAACAAAACGGCTAAAGGATGTGCTCAATTGTTTTTGTTCGTGGGCAAATTCTAAAGTTTTTGTGATGTTTTGACGGACAATTCGTCCGAAAGTGATGACTTGTAAAAATACAAAGACCACTACTGTGGCAGGTGCTATGTACATGGTATGGATGATGGATTCCGCATGTAACACATCATTGGTGGCACCTACAAGAACCAAAAACATTCCAAATGACAATAATTTGGATTCCATTCGATTTTTTTTGTAAGCACGATGTAGATAAACAAATACAAAAACTCCATTAGCAACAAAGGCAATTGGATAAATGGAGGCCGTTTCTGTAAAATAAACAGGCGGTAACAACAAACCTAAAGTTAAGATCGATGATAGAACATAAAAGAAAGTTCCCATTCGTTTGGAGAAGTCTTCAGGGAAAATGGTATAAAAATAATGATAGAGGAGGGGTGCTGACCAGAACCAAGAAATATATTCCAATCGTAAAAGGATCCAATACGGAACATCTACAAATTCAATTAAAATCCTTTCTCCCGTGGATATGGTTCTAAGGAAAACGGCCATAGAAAAAAGAAAGATCCCGATTGTATGTTTGCCATCTCGATTGTAAAAATACATTACGAGAAAAAATAAACCAACAAAAGCTAGAACTGATGATAACATTGTTTCATTGATCTTTCGTTTGGTGATGCGACTTTCTCCTTTTGTATAAGTAGAAAGAACGATATCAGTCCAGATCCCTCCCTTTCTATGTTCATAATTGGCAACATAGATATCTATGGTTAGGTCTGTGGTTTGTGGTAAAACAACGATGGTGGATTTAACTTCGGGTTTGTATTCGTTTGGATTGGATCCGGGAAATCCAGATCCACCTAACAACTTTCCATTTACATAAATTGCGTATGCTGTGTCTTGTTCATGGACAGTGAGAGCCATGGTTTCCGAAAGATTGTCTGCCAGTTTGAGTTTGGTTCGAAAGCTAGCATGTCCAAAACCACCAATTGATCCGTATGGCATTTTGTATCCATTCCAATGACCCGGAAGGTTCAGGAATAAATCAGAATCTGTTTCCTTTATTTGATTTGGTGCCGTATTCCAAAAAAATTTCCATTCCCCATTCAATACAACAAACGGTTGAT
Coding sequences:
- a CDS encoding carboxypeptidase-like regulatory domain-containing protein; translated protein: MRIQIHKIYFLIIFLPFFSDCYFNPVVNGILNPLEEEKNSGAFLGLLGFAPTTFGITGQLKTNDGIAVVGATIQIAGSDSNKTVTNEAGRFHLTGPAGSLQLQVNHNGTEFKLEILVMPPIAHLVSIENSGYTVSNLETYPTTSEIPSYFDLVSSRPYDGLIITSSNYTSILGFGFYFKFSENLEEVGDYNLWRDQNFIVSPTIGLGILGISPDSITIVIPPENYGIQTDYVLTLMPGIRSATGKALKQPAIRFRIESVMPL
- a CDS encoding LA_0442/LA_0875 N-terminal domain-containing protein; this translates as MRNLNLTLIILLFFIFPLSAVQTILLKQGKSIKGIVTNQNVDSVEVDTQNGKHMVISKKTVLKIIYKDIAESEEENIRKEEEEKRKSEKEKAIAAKQEEIRKRREELSRQEAEKKAKQEGGEVVTHSLRDSFVLGSVADGNMITLAPEAAKCQSFQEYPEYFWLFGALRFSEPNWDELLPKDNRPVRIKQTSTWTDMAITLLGGFLITVTRKTIVVDVCEGNGFRMVSDSEIKRIKDEAVEQIRTEQELKEAEEKYELEQLEKDLEALKKKK
- the eat gene encoding ethanolamine permease; the encoded protein is MKEDPKMHKVLHSVHLWGIAVGLVISGDYFGWNFGWSKASFWEFSFAVVWIATFYVLFALCFTELAASIPQSGGPSAYAKRALGDLFGLVTGYLVLVEFLLAPPAIASALGGYIHFLFPVIPEFGAGIVMFCLLLLINLTGIKQTARFELFVTLVAVCGLLFYLGFLVPHVSFDRIPKFPETTSISWGSVFLSIPFAIWFFLAVEGVALASEEVRNPARDIPIGYTAGIFTLLCLAGLIFVFTASVVDIKEISELDYPLSYVLQKLYGKDQVWPFVFTFIGLFGLVASLFGIILGNSRLVYAMAKEGYLPNYLSKLNKGSSVPGNAVLSGGTLGIFCMCFLDTAELITISALGACGMYLLSLVSYFVLRKKEPNMPRPYKAPLYPILPGIALVLGIVACGSVCFSEPYLALGVLGFGILLGMGYHFQSKRSPS
- a CDS encoding adenylate/guanylate cyclase domain-containing protein; translation: MKKLFLILILFHLSCLSEERNVKAEIVKGFSDLSNHSFTNQPFVVLNGEWKFFWNTAPNQIKETDSDLFLNLPGHWNGYKMPYGSIGGFGHASFRTKLKLADNLSETMALTVHEQDTAYAIYVNGKLLGGSGFPGSNPNEYKPEVKSTIVVLPQTTDLTIDIYVANYEHRKGGIWTDIVLSTYTKGESRITKRKINETMLSSVLAFVGLFFLVMYFYNRDGKHTIGIFLFSMAVFLRTISTGERILIEFVDVPYWILLRLEYISWFWSAPLLYHYFYTIFPEDFSKRMGTFFYVLSSILTLGLLLPPVYFTETASIYPIAFVANGVFVFVYLHRAYKKNRMESKLLSFGMFLVLVGATNDVLHAESIIHTMYIAPATVVVFVFLQVITFGRIVRQNITKTLEFAHEQKQLSTSFSRFVPTEFLFHLGKADIRHVDLGDQVQKRMTILFADIRSFTEFSETLTPKENFDFLNSYLQRVGPIIRHNNGFIDKFIGDAVMALFPYDVNDAVKAAVEMQEAIRIYNGHRSNCSYIPIEVGIGIHTGNLTLGILGEHKRMEGTVISDAVNLASRIEGITKLFSSRIVISADTFIEASDGLGYHYRLLDRVAIKGKTESVFVVEVLDGYEPEKAARFVATKDDYTLALDAFRREDFEEAIDGFSKLLDTNPDDSVSRLFLDRCHEAKTKPKMELGS